From one Buchnera aphidicola (Cinara strobi) genomic stretch:
- the infC gene encoding translation initiation factor IF-3 codes for MKVGKKNKLSHPHRINHEIRSIEVRLMGLEGEPLGIVNLNYALEKAKNCRFDLVEISPNSKPPVCRIMNYGKFLYEKSKALKKQKKKQKIIQIKEIKFRPNTDEGDYQVKLRNLIRFLRDGNKVKITVRFRGREMAHQHIGVSMLNRLKKDLSDLSNIESFPMRIEGRQMVMILSPRK; via the coding sequence ATTAAAGTTGGAAAAAAAAACAAATTATCTCACCCTCATCGCATTAATCATGAAATACGTTCTATTGAAGTTCGATTAATGGGTTTGGAAGGGGAACCGTTAGGAATAGTAAATCTGAATTATGCTTTAGAGAAGGCTAAAAATTGTAGATTTGATTTGGTGGAAATTAGTCCGAATTCTAAACCTCCAGTGTGTCGTATCATGAATTACGGTAAGTTCTTGTATGAAAAAAGCAAAGCACTTAAAAAACAAAAAAAGAAACAAAAAATTATTCAGATAAAAGAGATAAAATTTAGACCTAATACAGATGAAGGGGATTATCAAGTTAAATTAAGAAATTTAATTCGATTTTTAAGAGATGGAAATAAAGTAAAAATTACTGTCAGATTTCGTGGTCGAGAAATGGCTCATCAGCATATCGGAGTAAGTATGTTAAATAGATTAAAAAAAGATTTGTCTGATTTATCAAATATTGAGTCATTCCCTATGCGTATTGAAGGTCGTCAGATGGTAATGATTTTATCTCCTAGAAAATAA
- a CDS encoding endonuclease III domain-containing protein, whose protein sequence is MKTLLSFPGIGRKTASLFLNIALNKNFIAVDTHVFRVSNRTGFA, encoded by the coding sequence ATGAAGACATTATTATCTTTTCCTGGTATTGGTAGAAAAACTGCTAGTTTATTTTTAAATATTGCATTAAATAAAAATTTTATAGCAGTAGACACGCATGTATTTAGAGTATCTAATAGAACTGGATTTGCTTAA
- the thrS gene encoding threonine--tRNA ligase gives MHVIITCDGLKKTYTRPVTLKTVFKDIYPNHTARFIAGFVNDQLISLNELVFRNSNIVMIDDRNSVFLQMLKRSCMQLLRRVLRSIWPDVKFADGHITKYGFYCDIDMNYVLKKNDFNHISEKMLQKISSAYGIVSQTVCKKFFLDILKKNNDIYQLEIIKKQAVGKDEINICYHEEYFEFCFHPQVSNIKFCKYFLLRDISGAYWKNNKTNKMLQRIHVIVRASKEKLSKFIFKINQLEQRDHRKISKSLNLYHIQKESPGMVFWHHDGYVIFRALEDFVRNKLNKHNYIEVKSPVIIDKSLWENSGHWKYYQSSIFSTSSENREYCIKPMNCPAHVQIFKYGLKSYKDLPIRMAEFGSCYRKEPSGSLHGLMRVRGFTQDDAHIFCTEEQIKSELNSCIILLLDLYNTFGFKKINIFCSTRPSNRIGQDYIWDQAEQDLESVLKENQLSFQYQSGEGAFYGPKIEISLEDSLNRVWQCGTIQLDFYLSKQLNAFYINKNNSKKNPIIIHRAFLGSIERFIGILIEEYNGQLPLWLCPVQVSIISVSKKNVLSAKNIVQKLLFHKIRVISDFTSNSISLKIRSFFERKIPYILIYGDNEMKNNYLTIRNRFCKKQYTQDIDSFIRNIVRNIQNYCIEDFYMED, from the coding sequence ATGCATGTTATTATCACATGTGATGGATTAAAAAAAACATATACAAGGCCGGTTACTTTAAAGACAGTTTTTAAAGATATCTATCCTAATCATACAGCACGTTTTATTGCTGGGTTTGTTAATGACCAGTTGATTAGTTTAAACGAATTAGTTTTTAGGAATTCAAATATTGTAATGATTGATGATAGAAATTCAGTTTTTCTTCAAATGTTGAAACGGTCTTGTATGCAGTTACTACGTCGTGTATTAAGATCTATATGGCCAGATGTTAAATTTGCTGATGGACATATAACAAAATATGGTTTTTATTGTGATATAGATATGAATTATGTTTTAAAAAAAAATGATTTCAATCATATTTCAGAAAAAATGTTACAAAAAATATCTTCTGCATATGGTATAGTCAGTCAAACAGTTTGCAAAAAATTTTTTTTAGATATTTTAAAAAAAAATAATGATATTTATCAATTAGAAATAATTAAGAAACAAGCTGTTGGAAAAGATGAAATTAATATTTGTTACCATGAAGAATATTTTGAGTTCTGTTTCCACCCTCAGGTCTCTAATATTAAGTTTTGTAAATATTTTTTATTAAGAGATATTTCTGGAGCGTATTGGAAGAATAATAAGACTAATAAAATGCTTCAAAGAATACATGTAATTGTTAGGGCTTCTAAAGAAAAATTGTCTAAATTTATATTTAAAATCAATCAATTAGAACAACGTGATCATCGAAAAATTTCAAAATCATTAAATTTATATCATATTCAAAAAGAATCCCCTGGGATGGTATTTTGGCATCACGACGGGTATGTTATTTTTAGAGCTTTAGAAGATTTTGTTCGTAATAAATTAAATAAGCATAATTATATTGAAGTTAAGAGTCCTGTTATTATTGATAAATCTTTATGGGAAAACAGTGGTCACTGGAAGTATTATCAATCATCTATTTTTTCTACTAGCTCTGAAAATAGAGAATATTGCATTAAGCCAATGAATTGTCCGGCACATGTTCAAATTTTTAAATATGGTTTAAAATCTTATAAAGATTTACCGATACGTATGGCTGAGTTTGGAAGTTGTTATAGAAAAGAACCTTCTGGTTCTTTACATGGGTTAATGCGTGTTCGTGGATTTACGCAAGATGATGCTCATATCTTTTGTACTGAAGAACAAATAAAATCTGAATTAAATAGTTGTATTATTTTATTATTAGATTTATATAATACTTTTGGATTTAAAAAAATTAATATTTTTTGTTCAACGCGTCCTAGTAATAGAATTGGTCAAGATTATATTTGGGATCAAGCAGAACAGGATTTAGAATCTGTTTTAAAGGAAAATCAATTATCGTTTCAGTATCAATCGGGGGAAGGTGCGTTTTATGGACCAAAAATTGAAATTTCTTTAGAGGATAGTTTAAATAGAGTTTGGCAATGCGGGACTATTCAATTAGATTTTTATTTATCAAAACAATTAAATGCATTTTATATTAATAAAAATAATTCTAAAAAAAACCCAATTATTATTCATAGAGCTTTTTTAGGTTCCATAGAACGGTTTATAGGAATTTTAATTGAGGAATATAATGGTCAGCTACCATTATGGCTATGCCCTGTTCAAGTTTCTATAATTAGTGTTTCTAAAAAAAATGTCTTATCTGCAAAAAATATAGTACAAAAGCTATTATTTCATAAAATTCGAGTTATTTCAGATTTTACAAGTAATAGCATTAGTTTAAAAATTCGTTCATTTTTTGAAAGAAAAATACCATATATTTTAATATATGGTGATAATGAAATGAAAAATAATTATTTAACTATACGTAATCGATTTTGTAAAAAACAATATACACAAGATATTGATAGTTTTATTAGAAATATTGTTAGAAATATTCAAAATTATTGTATAGAAGATTTCTATATGGAGGACTAG
- the gnd gene encoding decarboxylating NADP(+)-dependent phosphogluconate dehydrogenase yields the protein MAKSSVGIIGMGVMGKNLALNIANHGYFVSVFNRSDSETMKQLFQKSIDRLFPYLSIKEFIYSLKKPRCVLLMIQSGTPIDIMIETILPFLQEGDIIVDGGNSFYKDTIKRFNFLKKKQIQFLGVGISGGEEGALTGPAIMPGGDKKAYQIISPILKTISAKYNQEACVKYIGPNGSGHYVKMVHNGIEYSDMQLISEAYFLLKHIAGMGNIELSNTFDKWNQGELSSYLIEITGNILRKKDIENNFIIDYILDSASSKGTGLWTAKSALDLNVPCSVITESVFLRYLSSLKANRMIASTILSGPLVNKIKNFNKIVFVEDIRKALYLGKIISYAQGFSLMKRASEYYDWNLNFSNISKIFRAGCIIRADFLNEIVQAYSSNNNIIDLLFAPQFKDIINVYQISLRNIVITAIGCGIAVPLFSSVLSYYDSYRTIDSPANLIQAQRDYFGAHTYERIDKIGSFHTNWIDY from the coding sequence ATGGCTAAAAGTAGTGTTGGTATTATCGGAATGGGTGTGATGGGAAAAAATTTAGCTCTTAATATAGCAAATCATGGATATTTTGTTTCTGTATTTAACCGATCTGATAGTGAGACAATGAAACAATTATTTCAAAAATCGATAGATCGTTTATTTCCATATCTTTCTATAAAAGAATTTATTTATTCTTTGAAAAAACCGCGGTGTGTTTTATTAATGATACAATCTGGTACTCCAATTGATATCATGATAGAAACGATATTACCATTCTTACAGGAAGGTGATATTATTGTAGATGGGGGAAATTCTTTTTATAAAGATACTATTAAAAGATTTAATTTTTTAAAAAAAAAACAAATTCAATTTTTAGGAGTAGGGATATCAGGAGGAGAAGAAGGAGCTTTAACAGGACCGGCTATTATGCCTGGAGGAGATAAAAAGGCATATCAGATAATTTCTCCAATTTTAAAAACTATTTCAGCTAAGTATAATCAAGAGGCATGTGTAAAATATATTGGACCAAATGGTTCAGGGCATTATGTTAAGATGGTTCATAATGGTATTGAGTATAGTGATATGCAGTTGATTTCAGAAGCGTATTTTTTGTTAAAACATATAGCTGGTATGGGAAACATTGAATTATCTAATACTTTTGATAAGTGGAATCAAGGGGAATTATCTAGTTATCTTATTGAGATTACTGGAAATATTTTACGTAAAAAAGATATTGAGAATAATTTTATTATTGATTATATTTTAGATTCAGCTTCTAGTAAAGGAACTGGTCTATGGACAGCTAAAAGCGCATTAGATTTAAATGTTCCATGCTCGGTGATTACAGAATCAGTTTTTTTAAGATATCTTTCTTCTTTAAAAGCAAACCGGATGATTGCATCTACAATTTTATCAGGGCCTTTAGTAAATAAAATTAAAAATTTTAATAAAATAGTATTTGTTGAAGATATTCGAAAAGCTTTATATTTAGGAAAAATTATTTCTTATGCTCAAGGTTTCTCTTTAATGAAGCGGGCTTCTGAATATTACGATTGGAATTTAAATTTTTCGAATATTTCTAAAATTTTTCGTGCTGGATGTATTATTCGAGCAGATTTTTTAAATGAAATTGTTCAAGCTTATTCGAGTAACAATAATATAATTGATTTATTATTTGCGCCTCAATTTAAAGATATTATTAATGTTTATCAAATTTCTCTACGAAATATTGTAATTACAGCTATTGGTTGTGGAATTGCTGTTCCATTGTTTTCTAGTGTTTTATCATATTACGATTCTTATCGAACTATTGATTCTCCAGCAAATTTAATACAAGCCCAACGAGATTATTTTGGAGCTCATACTTACGAAAGAATTGATAAAATTGGTTCTTTTCATACAAACTGGATAGATTATTAG
- a CDS encoding 3-deoxy-7-phosphoheptulonate synthase produces MNNINQLNSMKDKLLITPKFLSECYPITSDVYNLIQLTRNNIRNILSGQDKRLLVIIGPCSIHDPVAALEYAKEIQFLRQKYSSYLEVIMRTYFEKPRTVLGWTGLISDPFLDGSLKVNSGLKIARKLLLKINQIGVPTATEFLDSTVSQFISDLISWGAIGARTTESQVHRELASYLSCPIGFKNGTDGNILIAIDAIRSAQANHLFLAPNKDGRMKIYHTTGNNCAHIIMRGGKLPNYHKQDIHSAIQELKKFHLPEHLIVDFSHANSLKNHKRQLDVSYSISRQIYNGSTSISGVMIESFLKEGSQNIDNTPNLVFGKSITDSCLGLEDSCIIIKQLVDAVKIRF; encoded by the coding sequence ATGAATAATATTAATCAATTGAATAGTATGAAAGATAAGTTATTAATAACTCCTAAATTTTTATCAGAATGTTATCCAATCACTTCTGATGTATATAATCTAATTCAATTAACGCGAAATAATATACGAAATATTTTGTCTGGTCAAGATAAACGATTATTGGTAATTATCGGCCCTTGCTCTATTCATGATCCTGTAGCTGCATTAGAATATGCAAAGGAAATACAATTTTTACGTCAAAAGTATTCTTCATATCTAGAAGTTATTATGAGAACATATTTTGAAAAACCTCGAACAGTCTTAGGTTGGACAGGTTTAATTTCGGATCCTTTCTTAGATGGAAGTTTAAAAGTAAATTCAGGCTTAAAAATAGCAAGAAAGCTTTTATTAAAAATAAATCAAATAGGAGTTCCTACTGCAACGGAATTTTTAGATTCTACGGTAAGTCAGTTTATTTCTGATTTAATCAGCTGGGGGGCTATAGGAGCTAGAACAACTGAAAGTCAAGTACATCGAGAATTAGCTTCTTATTTATCGTGTCCTATAGGATTTAAAAATGGAACTGACGGGAATATCTTAATTGCTATTGATGCTATTCGTTCTGCTCAAGCGAATCATTTATTTTTAGCTCCTAATAAAGACGGAAGGATGAAAATTTATCATACTACAGGAAATAATTGTGCTCATATTATTATGCGTGGAGGAAAGTTACCAAATTATCATAAACAAGATATACATTCTGCTATTCAAGAGTTGAAAAAATTTCATTTACCAGAACATTTAATAGTTGATTTTAGTCATGCTAATTCCTTAAAGAATCATAAGCGACAATTAGATGTTTCTTATTCTATTTCTCGTCAAATTTATAATGGATCTACTTCTATATCAGGGGTTATGATTGAAAGCTTTTTAAAAGAAGGATCTCAAAATATAGATAATACTCCTAATTTAGTTTTTGGGAAATCTATTACTGATTCTTGTTTAGGATTAGAAGATAGTTGTATAATAATTAAACAATTAGTAGATGCTGTAAAAATTCGTTTTTAA
- the rplT gene encoding 50S ribosomal protein L20 — MARVKRGVTAHARHKKIIKLAKGYYGARSRVYRVAKQAVIKAGQYSYRDRRNKKRNFRKLWIIRINAAAKIYNLSYSQFMYGLKKSFININRKILAETAIFDKNAFSKLVDCSKRVLFNN, encoded by the coding sequence ATGGCTCGTGTAAAGCGAGGAGTAACAGCGCATGCTCGTCATAAAAAAATAATTAAATTAGCTAAAGGGTATTATGGAGCGCGTTCTCGTGTATATAGAGTAGCAAAGCAAGCAGTAATTAAAGCAGGACAATATTCTTATAGAGATAGACGTAATAAGAAAAGGAATTTTCGAAAATTGTGGATTATACGAATTAATGCTGCAGCTAAAATTTATAATTTATCTTATAGCCAATTTATGTATGGATTAAAGAAATCATTCATTAATATTAATCGAAAAATTTTAGCGGAAACTGCAATTTTTGATAAAAATGCATTTAGTAAATTAGTAGATTGTTCGAAACGTGTTTTATTTAATAATTGA
- the tyrS gene encoding tyrosine--tRNA ligase: MVSDINILDFLDKKNFFSQVFDREDLYMSLKNKHISVYCGFDPTSNSLHVGHLLPILCLKYFQDFGHRPIILLGGATGIVGDPSFKMYERKKHTLDFLRFNQSCLEKQLLVFFKNNNSNKNRVIILNNYSWLKDLSILSFLRKVGIYFPVNQMIHKESVKKRLFEKKTGMSFSEFTYSLLQAYDFSILYKKYGVKLQIGGSDQWGNILSGIRLVRKLYNEKVFGATTHLLTKPNGEKFGKTENCTIWLDKSRTSPYTFYQFWINITDQEVNNYISLFTRMNTDMMHVQFNDIDDIKNCINKKIFLADFLTELVHGKKSLLSVKRIVYILFGGGSINNMKEDDFLQLLQDGIPFITCKFYFDLSNVLVKSSLSSSLTQSRNMIISGAIKINGIVQTKKNYNFISSDKLFNQYTLLCRGRKNYVLVKWEN, encoded by the coding sequence ATGGTGAGTGATATTAATATTCTAGATTTTTTAGATAAAAAAAATTTTTTTTCTCAAGTTTTCGATAGAGAAGATTTATACATGAGTTTAAAAAATAAACATATTTCTGTATATTGTGGGTTTGATCCTACCAGTAATAGTTTGCATGTTGGACATTTATTGCCTATTTTATGTTTAAAATATTTTCAGGACTTTGGTCATAGACCTATTATTTTGCTTGGAGGGGCTACTGGTATAGTAGGAGATCCTAGTTTTAAAATGTATGAAAGAAAAAAACATACACTAGATTTCCTGCGTTTCAACCAGTCGTGTTTAGAGAAACAATTATTAGTTTTTTTTAAAAATAATAATTCTAATAAAAATAGAGTTATTATTTTAAATAATTATTCTTGGTTAAAAGATCTTTCAATATTATCTTTTTTGAGAAAAGTAGGAATTTATTTTCCGGTTAATCAAATGATTCATAAAGAATCAGTAAAAAAGCGATTATTTGAAAAAAAAACTGGAATGTCTTTTTCAGAATTTACGTATAGCCTGTTACAGGCATATGATTTTTCAATTTTATATAAAAAATATGGTGTAAAGTTACAGATAGGTGGGTCAGACCAGTGGGGTAATATTTTATCTGGAATACGCTTGGTTCGAAAATTATATAACGAAAAAGTTTTTGGAGCAACTACTCATTTACTAACAAAACCTAATGGTGAAAAATTTGGAAAAACTGAGAATTGTACAATATGGTTAGATAAAAGTCGTACTAGTCCCTATACTTTTTACCAATTTTGGATAAATATAACAGATCAAGAAGTAAATAATTATATTTCTTTATTTACTCGTATGAATACAGATATGATGCATGTACAATTTAATGACATTGATGATATAAAAAATTGTATTAACAAAAAAATTTTTTTAGCAGATTTTTTAACTGAATTAGTTCATGGAAAGAAATCTCTTCTATCTGTTAAACGAATTGTATATATTTTATTTGGCGGTGGATCTATTAATAATATGAAGGAAGATGATTTTCTTCAATTGCTTCAAGATGGAATACCTTTTATTACTTGTAAATTTTATTTTGATTTATCTAACGTTTTAGTAAAATCCAGTTTGTCCAGTTCCTTAACTCAATCTCGTAATATGATTATATCCGGAGCCATTAAGATTAATGGAATAGTTCAAACAAAAAAAAATTATAATTTTATTTCATCAGATAAATTGTTTAATCAATATACTCTATTATGTAGAGGAAGGAAAAATTATGTTTTGGTAAAATGGGAAAACTAA
- a CDS encoding endonuclease III domain-containing protein: MNNRIRLLILKKFEKDYLNLSIGLKYNTYFELFIAIMLSAKSSDIQVNRVTKKLFLKVSNSTDILKLGLNKLKNIIRTIGLFNKKTIFIM; the protein is encoded by the coding sequence ATGAATAATAGAATACGACTTTTAATTTTAAAGAAATTTGAAAAAGATTATCTAAATTTAAGTATTGGTTTAAAGTATAATACATATTTTGAATTATTTATTGCTATTATGTTATCTGCTAAATCATCTGATATTCAGGTTAATAGAGTTACTAAAAAATTATTTTTAAAGGTATCTAATTCTACTGATATACTTAAGTTGGGTTTAAATAAGCTTAAAAATATTATTCGTACTATTGGCTTATTTAATAAGAAAACTATATTTATTATGTAA
- the rpmI gene encoding 50S ribosomal protein L35: MPKIKTLRSAAKRFKKTASGLFKYKKSNLRHILTKKNTNYKRPLRKKVIISSADYRSVSQLLPYL; the protein is encoded by the coding sequence ATGCCTAAAATTAAAACATTACGTAGTGCAGCAAAAAGATTTAAAAAAACTGCTTCTGGTTTATTTAAATATAAAAAGTCTAATTTACGTCACATTTTAACAAAAAAAAATACTAATTATAAACGTCCTTTGCGTAAAAAAGTTATTATTTCATCAGCTGATTATCGTTCAGTATCCCAGCTTCTTCCATATCTTTGA
- the metG gene encoding methionine--tRNA ligase, with protein sequence MNNPNRTMLVTCAFPYANGDIHLGHLLEHIQADIWVRYLRMKGHSVVFICSDDTHGTAIMLKAKSMNMNPEKLISSMKDRHQDDLFKFSIIYDNYSSTHQKENKNLCNKIYYLLKKKKFIIEKNISQLYDISCDMFLSDRFVKGTCPKCKASSQYGDNCDSCGAVYNAIELLNPISEISHTTPCIRLSKHLFFKLSYFSPFLKNWIVSGSLQLPVSNQLKEWLSLGLRSWNISRDYPYFGFKIPGYIDKFFYVWMDASIGYMSCFKELCDIKKEINFNDFWSIDSKYELYHFIGKDITYFHGLFWPAILEACGYRKPTKIFAHGYVTFQGLKLSKSKGFMISGRKWLSCFDSDSLRYYFSSKLSNNIEDLEMNLYDYANKINSDIVNNIVNLASRSASFLKKYFFNTLSNVLVNSSLYQQFTREAILIEDLFEERKFSRIIQKIRFLSDLANKYISQKKPWILIKNHLFKDKVHNICSFGIHLFRVLMIFLKPIMPVLAEKTELFLNKPLLWSEIDQPLLSHKINNFSILYHRIERSKVDYFLKKYK encoded by the coding sequence ATGAATAATCCTAATCGTACAATGTTAGTAACTTGCGCTTTCCCATATGCAAATGGAGATATACATTTAGGGCATTTATTAGAACATATTCAGGCGGATATTTGGGTTAGATATCTTCGAATGAAAGGACATTCAGTTGTTTTTATTTGTTCTGATGATACTCATGGGACTGCTATTATGTTAAAAGCTAAAAGTATGAACATGAATCCAGAAAAATTAATTTCTAGCATGAAGGATCGACATCAAGATGATTTATTTAAGTTTTCTATTATTTACGACAATTATTCATCGACTCACCAAAAAGAAAACAAAAATTTATGTAATAAAATATACTATCTTTTAAAAAAAAAAAAATTCATTATAGAAAAAAATATTTCACAGTTATATGACATATCATGTGATATGTTTTTATCTGACCGTTTTGTTAAAGGAACATGTCCAAAATGTAAAGCTTCTAGTCAATATGGTGATAATTGTGATTCTTGCGGTGCTGTTTATAATGCAATAGAATTATTAAATCCTATTTCGGAAATATCACATACTACTCCCTGTATACGATTATCAAAACATTTATTCTTTAAATTATCTTATTTTTCACCATTTTTAAAAAATTGGATTGTTTCTGGATCTTTGCAACTTCCGGTTTCAAATCAATTAAAGGAATGGTTATCTTTAGGTTTACGTTCTTGGAATATTTCAAGAGATTATCCTTATTTTGGTTTTAAAATTCCTGGATATATAGATAAATTTTTTTATGTTTGGATGGATGCTTCGATTGGATATATGAGTTGTTTTAAAGAACTATGTGATATTAAAAAAGAAATAAATTTTAATGATTTTTGGTCAATAGATTCTAAATATGAGTTATATCATTTTATTGGAAAAGATATCACTTATTTTCATGGTTTATTTTGGCCGGCTATTCTAGAAGCATGCGGTTATAGAAAACCTACTAAAATATTTGCTCATGGTTATGTAACGTTTCAAGGATTGAAATTATCTAAGTCGAAAGGATTCATGATTTCTGGACGTAAATGGTTATCATGTTTTGATTCTGATTCTTTACGGTATTATTTTTCTTCTAAATTATCTAATAATATTGAAGATTTAGAAATGAATTTATATGATTATGCTAATAAAATTAATTCAGATATTGTTAACAACATTGTGAATTTAGCATCTAGGAGCGCTTCTTTTTTAAAAAAATATTTTTTTAATACTTTATCGAATGTTTTAGTTAATTCTTCTTTATATCAACAATTTACCCGTGAAGCTATATTAATTGAAGATTTATTTGAAGAAAGGAAATTTTCTAGAATTATACAAAAAATCAGATTTTTATCTGATCTTGCTAATAAGTATATTAGTCAAAAAAAACCATGGATATTAATAAAAAATCATTTATTTAAAGACAAGGTTCACAATATCTGTTCTTTTGGAATACATTTGTTTAGAGTATTAATGATTTTTTTAAAACCAATTATGCCGGTATTAGCAGAAAAAACTGAATTGTTTTTGAATAAACCATTATTATGGAGTGAAATTGATCAACCTTTATTAAGTCATAAAATTAATAATTTCTCTATTCTTTACCATCGTATTGAAAGAAGTAAAGTTGATTATTTTTTGAAAAAATATAAATAA
- the tilS gene encoding tRNA lysidine(34) synthetase TilS has product MLIKKLFSKYPNQKKFLIALSGGVDSTVLLHQLIIWNNKYNNIKIRAIHINHNLHPHALSAQKHCENICKKNKIHITLKQIQISQKNKYGIEGSARKKRLKIFKKNLLPKEVLLMAHNLNDQCENLFLSLKRKRGSDGLSGMKFVSIYKKIIIIRPLLHIKKEKIISWATSNKIIWIDDPSNKYLQYDRNFLRNIILSKIHERWPYFLKNCIHSMKILASNQKSLNFFVQNFIKKNSFLNKDLSLLNFHSLPIEAIYSILKEWLEKRSSKSIKKNIIKRLHQEIIINKNYHNKKIIFNKKEIRRFQNTIYYIHPYKNIKKTILYWKNILIPLRLPNNLGELTYKQENILNNKKNIYLPAPKKINSISIRFHISRKYICHKTKKRINIKKIWQKYNIPPWMRNNIPLLFYDEIFIAGIGVFSMYKPPFKNKKYIKIIWTTNIIK; this is encoded by the coding sequence ATGTTGATAAAAAAATTATTTTCAAAATATCCTAATCAAAAAAAATTTTTAATTGCTTTAAGTGGTGGCGTTGATTCCACAGTATTATTACATCAATTAATTATATGGAATAACAAATATAATAATATAAAAATACGTGCAATACATATTAATCATAATTTACATCCACATGCTCTTTCAGCGCAAAAACATTGTGAAAATATTTGCAAGAAAAATAAAATTCATATTACTCTTAAACAAATACAAATATCTCAAAAAAACAAATACGGAATCGAAGGGTCTGCTAGAAAAAAAAGATTAAAAATTTTTAAAAAAAACTTATTACCAAAAGAAGTACTTTTAATGGCACATAACCTTAATGATCAATGTGAAAATCTATTTTTATCTTTAAAAAGAAAAAGAGGATCAGATGGATTATCTGGAATGAAATTTGTTTCTATTTATAAAAAAATAATTATCATCCGACCTCTGCTTCATATAAAAAAGGAAAAAATTATATCATGGGCCACAAGTAATAAAATTATTTGGATAGATGATCCATCTAATAAATACCTTCAATATGACAGAAATTTTTTAAGAAATATAATTTTATCTAAAATACATGAACGATGGCCATATTTTTTAAAAAATTGTATTCATAGTATGAAAATACTAGCTAGTAATCAAAAATCTTTGAACTTTTTTGTTCAAAATTTTATTAAAAAAAATAGTTTTTTAAATAAAGATTTATCGTTATTAAATTTTCATTCTCTACCAATAGAAGCAATATATTCTATTTTAAAAGAATGGTTAGAAAAAAGAAGTAGCAAATCTATAAAAAAAAATATAATTAAAAGATTACATCAAGAGATAATTATAAATAAAAATTATCATAATAAAAAAATAATTTTTAATAAAAAAGAGATTCGAAGATTTCAAAATACTATATATTATATACATCCTTACAAAAATATCAAAAAAACTATTTTATATTGGAAGAATATTCTTATACCTTTAAGATTACCAAATAATTTAGGAGAGTTAACTTATAAACAAGAGAATATTCTAAATAATAAAAAAAATATTTATTTACCAGCTCCTAAAAAAATAAATTCTATCAGTATTCGATTTCATATTTCAAGAAAATATATTTGTCACAAAACAAAAAAAAGAATCAATATTAAAAAAATTTGGCAAAAATATAATATCCCTCCTTGGATGAGAAATAACATCCCATTATTATTCTATGATGAAATATTTATTGCTGGAATAGGAGTATTCTCTATGTATAAGCCTCCTTTTAAAAATAAAAAATATATTAAAATAATATGGACAACAAATATTATTAAATAA
- a CDS encoding HesB/IscA family protein — protein sequence MNNQKKNKKKSVPITIKITEKAKKQILFLIKKQKKNKHIKIKIKKSGCAGIKYQLILSNKIKNSDYIFYTENITFIFSKKWITLLNNIKIDFLTKGLTSSFIFINPKHTSTCGCGESFKI from the coding sequence ATGAACAATCAGAAAAAAAACAAAAAAAAAAGTGTACCAATAACCATTAAAATAACAGAAAAAGCAAAAAAGCAAATTTTATTTTTAATAAAAAAACAAAAAAAAAATAAACATATAAAAATAAAGATTAAAAAATCAGGATGTGCCGGAATAAAATATCAATTAATTTTATCTAATAAAATAAAAAACTCTGATTATATATTTTACACTGAAAATATTACCTTCATTTTTTCTAAAAAATGGATTACTCTTTTAAATAATATAAAAATAGATTTTTTAACTAAAGGATTGACATCTTCTTTTATTTTTATTAATCCAAAACACACTTCAACCTGTGGTTGCGGGGAAAGTTTTAAAATTTAA